Proteins from a genomic interval of Inquilinus sp. Marseille-Q2685:
- the glpD gene encoding glycerol-3-phosphate dehydrogenase — protein sequence MAEVLYDLLVIGGGVNGVGIARDAAGRGLSVLLCEKADLAGATSSASTKLIHGGLRYLEYYEFRLVREALMEREVLLRAAPHIIWPLRFVLPHDRSMRPAWMVRLGLFLYDHLGGRKKLPASHGLKLRGGAIGRVLRPHLTRGFEYSDCWVDDARMVALAALDAKERGAEILTRTECVAATREAGRWTATLRAADGRERRVLARGLVNAGGPWVKHVLNDTVGLPGASSVRLVKGSHIVVPRLYDGPEAFILQNADRRIVFVIPYEGKFSLIGTTDLDYQGDPAGVGITPEETAYLCEAVGRCFSAGPTPDDVVWSYAGVRPLYDDGSSSASEATRDYVLELDAPEGEAPALSVFGGKITTFRRLSEHALEKLAPVMGIAGKPWTATAALPGGDIPDADFDGFLARLRAARPWLPEPLARRLARAYGTRVDRLLGEARSLEDLGRDFGAGLTEAELDYLVDQEWARTAEDVLWRRSKLGLHIPAEAHGAIADWLRARNSRPEERAAS from the coding sequence GTGGCTGAGGTGCTGTACGACCTCCTGGTCATCGGCGGCGGCGTCAACGGCGTCGGCATCGCGCGCGATGCGGCGGGGCGCGGCCTGTCCGTCCTGCTCTGCGAAAAGGCCGACCTGGCCGGGGCCACCTCCTCGGCCTCGACCAAGCTGATCCATGGCGGCCTGCGCTATCTCGAATATTACGAGTTCCGCCTGGTCCGCGAAGCGCTGATGGAGCGCGAGGTGCTGCTGCGCGCGGCGCCGCACATCATCTGGCCGCTGCGGTTCGTGCTGCCGCACGACCGGTCGATGCGGCCGGCCTGGATGGTGCGGCTCGGCCTGTTCCTCTACGACCATCTCGGCGGCCGCAAGAAGCTGCCGGCCAGCCACGGGCTGAAGCTGCGCGGCGGCGCCATCGGCCGGGTCCTGCGGCCGCATCTGACGCGCGGTTTCGAATATTCCGACTGCTGGGTCGACGACGCCCGCATGGTGGCGCTGGCGGCGCTGGACGCGAAGGAGCGCGGCGCCGAGATCCTGACCCGCACCGAATGCGTCGCGGCGACGCGCGAGGCCGGCCGCTGGACCGCGACGCTGCGCGCCGCCGACGGCCGCGAGCGGCGGGTCTTGGCGCGCGGCCTGGTCAATGCCGGCGGCCCCTGGGTCAAGCATGTGCTGAACGACACGGTGGGCCTGCCGGGCGCCTCCAGCGTGCGGCTGGTCAAGGGCAGCCACATCGTGGTGCCGCGGCTCTATGACGGGCCCGAGGCCTTCATCCTGCAGAACGCCGACCGGCGCATCGTCTTCGTCATCCCCTATGAGGGGAAGTTCTCGCTGATCGGCACCACCGACCTCGACTACCAGGGCGACCCGGCCGGCGTCGGCATCACGCCGGAGGAGACGGCCTATCTGTGCGAGGCGGTCGGCCGCTGCTTCTCCGCCGGCCCGACCCCGGACGACGTGGTCTGGAGCTATGCCGGCGTGCGGCCGCTCTATGACGACGGCTCGTCCAGCGCGTCGGAGGCCACGCGCGACTACGTGCTGGAGCTGGACGCGCCCGAGGGCGAGGCGCCGGCCCTGTCGGTGTTCGGCGGCAAGATCACCACCTTCCGCCGCCTGTCCGAGCATGCGCTGGAGAAGCTGGCGCCGGTGATGGGCATCGCCGGCAAGCCCTGGACCGCGACGGCGGCGCTGCCCGGCGGCGACATCCCGGACGCCGATTTCGACGGCTTCCTGGCCAGGCTGCGCGCCGCCCGGCCCTGGCTGCCGGAGCCGCTGGCCCGCCGCCTGGCCCGCGCCTACGGCACCCGCGTCGACCGGCTGCTGGGGGAGGCCCGGAGCCTGGAGGACCTCGGCCGCGACTTCGGCGCCGGGCTGACCGAGGCCGAGCTCGACTACCTGGTCGACCAGGAATGGGCACGCACCGCCGAGGACGTGCTGTGGCGCCGGTCGAAGCTGGGGCTGCACATCCCGGCCGAGGCGCATGGCGCGATCGCCGACTGGCTCAGGGCCCGCAACTCCCGTCCCGAGGAAAGGGCCGCGTCGTGA